The region gttgCATTATCTCAGCATCCCTTGTAAAGGTACATTTAAAAAGGAAGAATAGGCATCATTAGGGCAGATTCTACTAAAACAACTGTGTAAAGCATAGCTGCACCTAATATGCCCCCTTTCAGGCACACATGTAaattcaataaatagtttacTGAAATAGATTCTCAATCAAAAACAACTTGAGTTgcactttgattttttttttttttttaaatcaaaatgtacaGCAAGGGTGTTTTTTGCAGCACAGATAACATGAGGAACTATATAATGTATTTGTAGTTTGAAACTGATCGAAAATGTGTTTCTATACAACAAAAAGTGCTGCAAAACTCCACTGCATGTTTGTGAGCATCACATTTTCTTGGACCTCGTGCGATGTGCTACCTTACCTCTGCTTCctagcagcagcagacaggccGTCATCACCTCTCTTCCCTTTACCATGTTCATTGGCTTTTTTGGCATTCTTGGCACGTGCTAGCTCACGTTGGTTTCCCCCTGCATGTCAGTGAatggaaataacaaaaaaacacattagctGAACAAGACGTTAAGCATGTAAGTTACACCCTTGAATCACCTCAAATCGCTAAATTCAAAACACAGGGATTATTTACTAAATGAAATATAGTAAATGTCTAGAAAccatcatttaaaatgacatccGTTCATGTCAAGTATGTTTGTATGGCGGCATAAACAAAAATGCTGCAAAGCAGAAGAGCAGCCTACGTGGCAGAGAGGCGCTCCGGAGCAGCTTCATGCCAAGAACAACAGCACAGAGGTCGGCCTCTTCCATCATAACACGGATCGTCGCGCTCATCGGCTAATTAAATAGGCAGCGGAGTCAGAACCGTCAGAATTCTTATTGGGAACGAGTTTGACTATCCGTCTGATAAAAGCAGCGTTGAATACATCCATGTTCGGCAATCGGAGGCTTTCTAGAAACGTTAGGCCGAGGCTTGGGCTAACAGCTGGACAACACATAACTCACTAGCCTATCCATGTTGATAAAAGCACACAGCGTAACGTTAGCAAACCGCTTCGTGGTACACAATGTAGCATAAACCCGTCTACTCCAGTCTACTCCATTTTTAAACAAGCACTACATTCAGTATTGTGCGTCGTTTTAAGGAAAATGGGAACAGTAGGGACATTAAATTCTgttagaggggaaaaaacacgTAACCCGTATTTCAGAAAATAGACGGAACCCGAGTCGACGGTGGCCAACGCTAACGAGCGGAAAGAACAACAACCACTGACTACATGCAATCCAATTAAGAACATGAATGCCTTACAGTCAAAATATATGTCGATACCCACTGGTCATTTTAGTAATCGACGATTCTTTCTCCCAAAGCCAAATAAACGCAGCCAAAGGGCCGTCGGATCCCCTCACGTCGCTCCAGACGTTGCCTCTGCTTTGGTGGAGCCTCTGTGGCTGACAAATATGCGCGAGACTTCCGTGCGAGGACCAGAACGTTCCATCTCACCACCAGATCGCACTGCGCATGCGCCATGCAGTCACTCGCCAGTGTGAGAATCCAAAGGATAAAGATATAGGATGGGATATAGATGTCAAGGttaatttatttgacattttacaacacagggttgcaaacgttgtaaaataaattactaAATGAGTACATTTAGAATaggataaataaaaattaaaaaaaaaacacataggCCTACATGcagttttatttacatataCAGGTATACACCCAGGAAATAGTTCTTTAGTGCATTTTtttgaatttacatttacaagaTGACGTGTACAACAAGATGGTGTTAATATTATGGTCctcatcttcacattaaaagtcagAATCTGGAAATCCCTGTCCAACAACTTTGGGATGTGTTTGAGCACAAAGCCTCACTGATTGTCAACTCCCCTCTTCTTGCCAGTGTCTTGCAAATCAGGATTATAGTACGTACGTACGTAAGTGGTCAATCAAATCCAAAGCACAAGCTAAAGCAATAATACCACATTCAGCGTAAAACATTAAATGGAATATACAGGCCATAATATACTCAAAattgtgaatctgaattaaaatgatttgaCTTCCAAACTAAACCGTCTCAAAGATGGCTGAGAAACTCAGGAAGGCCATGAAATGTGGTTGAACGCTGCAGAAACAACAAGTAACTCGCACCCTACAGGACTGCTGCGTGCATGGTCAAGAATTAACCTTAAATTCAGCTAATTcttttgtaaatatattgtgATGTAGAATGAAACCATGACAGTAAATCATAGTTACTCT is a window of Pempheris klunzingeri isolate RE-2024b chromosome 1, fPemKlu1.hap1, whole genome shotgun sequence DNA encoding:
- the serf2b gene encoding small EDRK-rich factor 2, coding for MTRGNQRELARAKNAKKANEHGKGKRGDDGLSAAARKQRDAEIMQQKQKKADEGGKAGTKSK